Within Deinococcus aerius, the genomic segment CTCATCACAGAGGGACGCCGCGAGCGACTGAAGGCGGCGCCCCCACGCAGGGACAGCACATGAACGGAAAACTAGTGACGAAGCTGGGCTTCGAGAAAAAGGCCGTGGCCCTCGCCCTCGCCGCCGCCACCCAGCGCGAGCGGGCGGGGCTGGGCCGCGAGGAGATTCTGAACGAGCTGCGTGCGGTGCAGGACAATCCGGGCGCGTTCCTCCCGGGTGGCGTGTATGCGGACCTCGCCGCCGAACTCACCGCCCAGCGAGCGAAGGCGGACGCCCGCCGCGGCGCCGAACTCCGCCCCACGCCGCTGCCCTACCGCGTGTGGGGCGAGGACCTGATCGAGCCGGGCGCCCGGCAACAGATGGACGTGGCGATGGTGCTGCCCATCTCGCGTGCCGGGGCCCTGATGCCCGATGCCCACGTGGGCTACGGTCTGCCCATCGGCGGGGTGCTTGCCGCCGAGGACGCCGTGATTCCCTACGGGGTGGGCGTGGACATCGGCTGCTCCATGCGCCTGAGCGTGCTGCCCCTGAAGCCTGACGCGCTGGGCACCGACGAGGCGCGCCGCCTGCTCCTGAAGCACACCCGCTTCGGCGCAGGGGTCGGCTTCGAGAAACGCGACCGCGAGGACCACGAGGTTCTGCACGAACAGACCTGGCGCGAGCAGCCCCTCCTGCGCCACCTCTTCGACAAGGCCGCCGAGCAGATCGGCACGAGCGGCAGCGGCAACCATTTCGTCGAGTTCGGCACCCTGACGCTCGCTCAGCCCGACCTGGGCTTGGAGGCGGGCGAGTACCTAGCCATCCTGTCGCACAGCGGCTCGCGCGGCTTCGGGGCGCAGGTGGCGAACCACTACACCAAGGTCGCGCAGGCCCTGCACCCGAACCTCGACGCCGCCGCCCGCAAGCTCGCCTGGCTGCCCCTGGGCACCGAGGACGGCGAGGGCTACTGGCAGGCGATGAACCTCGCCGGACGCTACGCCCTCGCCAACCACGAGCTGATCCACCGCCGCCTCGCCCGCGCCCTGAACGTGGACCCCCTCACCACCGTGAGCAACAGCCACAACCTCGCCTGGCGTCAGCGGGTAGGCGAACACGACCTGATTGTTCACCGCAAGGGCGCCACACCCGCCGAACGCGGCCAACTCGGCCTGATCCCCGGCAGCATGGCTGACCCCGGCTTCGTGGTGCGCGGCCTCGGCAACCCCGACGCCCTCGCCAGCGCCAGCCACGGCGCGGGCCGCCAGATGGGGCGCAAGGCGGCGGCCAACACCCTCGCCAAGAAGGACGTGCAGACGTACCTGCGGGAACGCGGCGTCACCCTGATCGGTGGCGGCATCGACGAGGCCCCCCAGGCCTACAAACGCATCGAACACGTGCTCGCCCGCCAGCGCGACCTGGTGGACGTGGTGGCCCAGTTCACCCCCCGGGTGGTGCGGATGGACACGGGGAGTGAGGACGTGTAGGGGAAGGAATTTTAAATAGAGGTGGAAGTTGCCCTGGCCTGACGCGCGCGTAGGTCGGGGCAGCTTTTTGGGTTGAAGGTTGGGGGCATAACTTGGCTGAGGAGGGCAGGCTGGCGCCTGCCACCCCCCACCCAACCTCCCCCGCAAGGGGGGAGGGGCCAAAAGAGCTAAAGCTTCAGCTCTTTAAAATCGTCTATTGTGGACGGCCGATTCCCACCCTTCGGCTCGCTCTCGCACCGCCTTCACCACGTCGGCTCGCGCAGCGAGACGGTGGGCACGCGACTCGGGACACAGCAAAATCAAACCTTGCGGGTTGAGAAAAGCGGCCACAGGCGAGGCGGGCGAGCCCTTTGCCCAGCGCAGCGCCGCTCCCCCTGCCCCCTCTGGGGGGTAGGGGGTTGGGGGGTGGGGGTAACCCGCAGCAAGACCCCCTGCCCTTCACCCCAACCCACCCGCCAACCTCTCCAGCAACGCCACCCCGAACGCCACTCCCTGCCCGAAGTGCTCCCGCAGGATGTTCTCGTTCGGCGCGTGGACCCGCCCGCCGATATTCCCGATCCCCGCCGCCACGCACGGCACCCCCAGCGCCTCCTGAAAGGGCTGCATCGGCCCACTCCCCCCGCTGGACGGCTGCACAATCGGCTCCACCCCATACGCCTCCCGCGCCGCCGCAATGCACGCCCGCACGAAGGGATGCCCCGCGTCCGCCCGTGCAGGCTTCTGGTGCGCCTCCAACTCGACGATCTCCACGTCCGTGAGCCCCTGCGCGTCGAGGTGGACCCGCAGCAACTCCAGCACCCGCGCCGGGTCCTGATCGGGCACCAGCCGGAAGTCGAGCTTGACGAACCCGTGGGCGGGTAGAACTGTCTTGCTGCCCTCCCCCTCGTACCCGCCGCCCCAGCCATTCACGTTGACGACGGGGTGGAGGTTCAGGCGCTCGTGATACTCCGGGCCGGTCGCCAGAGGGCGGGTGACGCCGTAAGTGTCACGCACGGCCTGCCCGTCCCCGGGAATCCGCGCGATGGCCGCCCGGTCCGCCTCGGATGCCTCCCGCACGTCGTCATAGAAGCCGGGGATGGTGATGCGCCCGGTGTCGTCTCTTAGGGAGGCGACCGCGCGGGCGAGGCGGTACAGCGGGTTGTCAATCACGGCGCCCAGGCTGCTATGCAGGTCCGAGGCCGCCACCCGGCAGCGCAGCTCCACGCACATCACGCCCTTGAGCCCCAGCGAGAGGACGGGCCGCCCGTCGGGGTCGATGCCGCCAAATTCCCACCAGCAGCCGTCCGCCCGCAGTTCCTCCGCGTGCTCGGTCACGAAGCGTTCCAGCGAGGGACTGCCGACCTCCTCCTCACCCTCGATCAGCCAGCGGACGCGGAGGGGGAGGGTGCCGCCGTGCCGCTCCTTCACCACGCGGATCGCCGCCAGGCGCGAGGCGAACTCCCCCTTGTCGTCCGAGGCGCCGCGCCCGTACAGCCGCCCGCCCCGCTCCGTGAGCTGAAAGGGCGGGCTCTCCCACAGCTCAACGGGGTCTTCGGGCTGCACGTCGTAGTGGTTGTAGATCAGCAGCGTGGCAGGCCCCTCACCCGCCTCGGCGACGAGGACGGGGGCCACCTCGCCGGGGTACTCGCGCACGCGGAAGCCCTCGGCCTCCAGCAGCCGGGTCACGAAGGCCGCCGTCTCGGGCAGCATCCGCCCCTGCGCCGACACGCTCTCCAGGGCGACGAGGTCGCGCAGGTCTTCGAGGCCGCGCTCGATGTGGGCCGTCAATTCAGCTTGGGTCACGGGGGCAGGGTAAGGGATGGAGAGAACTCCAGGGCCCTGACCTCTGGCTCACCGCTCGAAGTCGTGCGGGTGCTTCCTGTGCCAGTCCCAGGC encodes:
- a CDS encoding RtcB family protein, with translation MNGKLVTKLGFEKKAVALALAAATQRERAGLGREEILNELRAVQDNPGAFLPGGVYADLAAELTAQRAKADARRGAELRPTPLPYRVWGEDLIEPGARQQMDVAMVLPISRAGALMPDAHVGYGLPIGGVLAAEDAVIPYGVGVDIGCSMRLSVLPLKPDALGTDEARRLLLKHTRFGAGVGFEKRDREDHEVLHEQTWREQPLLRHLFDKAAEQIGTSGSGNHFVEFGTLTLAQPDLGLEAGEYLAILSHSGSRGFGAQVANHYTKVAQALHPNLDAAARKLAWLPLGTEDGEGYWQAMNLAGRYALANHELIHRRLARALNVDPLTTVSNSHNLAWRQRVGEHDLIVHRKGATPAERGQLGLIPGSMADPGFVVRGLGNPDALASASHGAGRQMGRKAAANTLAKKDVQTYLRERGVTLIGGGIDEAPQAYKRIEHVLARQRDLVDVVAQFTPRVVRMDTGSEDV
- a CDS encoding M20/M25/M40 family metallo-hydrolase; the protein is MTQAELTAHIERGLEDLRDLVALESVSAQGRMLPETAAFVTRLLEAEGFRVREYPGEVAPVLVAEAGEGPATLLIYNHYDVQPEDPVELWESPPFQLTERGGRLYGRGASDDKGEFASRLAAIRVVKERHGGTLPLRVRWLIEGEEEVGSPSLERFVTEHAEELRADGCWWEFGGIDPDGRPVLSLGLKGVMCVELRCRVAASDLHSSLGAVIDNPLYRLARAVASLRDDTGRITIPGFYDDVREASEADRAAIARIPGDGQAVRDTYGVTRPLATGPEYHERLNLHPVVNVNGWGGGYEGEGSKTVLPAHGFVKLDFRLVPDQDPARVLELLRVHLDAQGLTDVEIVELEAHQKPARADAGHPFVRACIAAAREAYGVEPIVQPSSGGSGPMQPFQEALGVPCVAAGIGNIGGRVHAPNENILREHFGQGVAFGVALLERLAGGLG